The following proteins come from a genomic window of Tenebrio molitor chromosome 9, icTenMoli1.1, whole genome shotgun sequence:
- the LOC138139299 gene encoding SET and MYND domain-containing protein 4-like has protein sequence MTQADDIYLRFSAHFAKNHSLHFPTYLKKFGALKTHLDRMNFVFTDFEKVDSIFKIDEKTDAAAVEHRKKGNIFYHSDDYRNALDCYTASIMTAKSVEVLALAYGNRSAALLKLNLYRECLTDIERALQNGYPDDLKPKLIARRQYCEVQQVEPKKYYQPPPKISESERNPLIQSAKNCVKIVKNVEWGRHVVATRDIKIGEVLAVESAYASVTSEDTSVHCHECLDLCYNPIPCDKCTQTLYCNAACKDKAFSYHQYECLILFALSSKFVRFAKRLALKTVLVARNEWKNCDTDSDRSEEEYHSDRFKEISHFLTHTHLRSKHDLLSQTIVACQFYYLLKNHTSFLNGDINEDRLKEVLLIMVLICMSHAIVICEQSSDLKIGQIGEGIFSFCDLFNHSCCPNVMGYNHGTTIVLRANNAIKKGEQCFLSYGPNYMNSNLDVRQQILMKIHFFTCKCRPCQENWPTVPEMESLFSAWTEWQLKNADINQAKNKLQQLLKIAEEKDPTARDSEIKNLLRICFSIFGNRRQI, from the exons ATGACACAAGCCGATGATATTTATTTAAGATTTAGTGCACATTTCGCAAAGAACCACAGTTTGCATTTTCCGACATATTTGAAGAAATTCGGTGCACTGAAGACACATTTGGACCGCATGAATTTTGTCTTTACCGATTTCGAAAAAGTTGATTCGATATTCAAGATAGATGAAAAGACAGACGCAGCTGCAGTGGAACatagaaaaaaaggaaacattttttaccacTCAGATGATTACAGAAATGCTTTGGATTGTTATACTGCTAGTATTATGACAGCTAAAAGTGTGGAAGTGTTAGCATTAGCATATGGCAATAGGTCGGCGGCATTATTGAAGCTCAATTTATATCGAGAATGTTTGACT GACATCGAACGGGCGCTCCAGAACGGATATCCAGACGACCTAAAACCGAAGTTAATTGCTAGGCGTCAGTACTGTGAGGTGCAACAAGTAGAACCGAAGAAGTACTACCAACCGCCACCAAAAATTTCCGAAAGCGAAAGAAATCCTCTCATTCAGAGCGCCAAGAATTGTGTTAAAATCGTGAAAAATGTAGAATGGGGAAGACACGTCGTGGCAACTCGAGATATCAAAATCGGTGAAGTCTTGGCGGTGGAGTCTGCGTACGCGTCTGTCACTTCCGAAGATACTTCCGTTCACTGCCACGAATGTTTGGATCTCTGCTACAATCCGATACCTTGCGACAAGTGCACCCAGACTTTGTATTGCAACGCCGCTTGCAAAGACAAAGCTTTCAGTTATCATCAATACGAGTGTCTTATTTTGTTCGCGCTCAGTTCCAAATTTGTCCGTTTTGCGAAAAGATTGGCGTTGAAAACTGTTCTGGTGGCCAGAAATGAATGGAAGAATTGCGACACCGACTCTGATCGATCAGAAGAAGAGTATCACTCAGATCGCTTCAAAGAAATTTCCCATTTTCTGACTCACACGCACTTGCGTTCCAAACACGACTTGCTCAGTCAAACGATTGTAGCGTGTCAGTTTTACTATTTACTTAAAAATCACACAAGTTTTCTTAACGGTGACATCAACGAAGACCGTCTAAAAGAGGTTCTTCTTATTATGGTACTCATTTGTATGTCTCACGCTATAGTCATTTGCGAACAAAGCTCTGACCTGAAAATCGGCCAGATCGGGGAgggaattttttcattttgtgatTTGTTCAATCATTCTTGCTGTCCAAATGTTATGGGATATAATCACGGAACCACTATAGTACTCAGAGCCAACAACGCCATCAAAAAGGGGGAACAATGTTTTCTAAGTTATGG GCCAAATTACATGAATTCAAACCTCGATGTTCGCCAGCAAATTCTCatgaaaattcatttttttacttGCAAATGTCGACCATGCCAGGAAAATTGGCCAACAGTACCTGAAATGGAGAGTTTGTTCAGTGCGTGGACTGAGTGGCAATTGAAGAATGCAGACATAAATCAGGCCAAAAATAAACTGCAGCAGCTTTTAAAGATAGCAGAAGAAAAGGATCCAACAGCACGCGATTCTGAAATCAAAAATCTGTTACGCATATGCTTTAGTATTTTTGGAAACAGAAgacaaatataa